A section of the Umboniibacter marinipuniceus genome encodes:
- the ispC gene encoding 1-deoxy-D-xylulose-5-phosphate reductoisomerase, which translates to MPLQQVTVLGSTGSIGQNTLDVIAQHPNRYQVFALVAGANWQQMLLDAQRFSPEVIVMADATAADHLRRELSGSNIDVQSGLQAMIDVSETSSVDIVMAAIVGAAGLPASLAAAKAGKKVLLANKESLVVAGDLFMRTVRESGATLLPIDSEHNAIFQCLEGGKFDREQGGVSRILLTGSGGPFRTTDLSEFGAITPERAIAHPNWSMGPKISVDSATMMNKGLELIEACWLFGVTPADIDVVLHPQSIIHSMVSYLDGSVIAQMGNPDMRTPIAYGLAYPERIASGVKTLDFTQVARLDFDVPDRQRYPCLWLAREAFAAGGASPAVLNAANEVAVAAFLAGEIAFCDIALVCERTLEAKFSDAIDSLDEILTIDRAAREVAHSLINQGL; encoded by the coding sequence ATGCCACTTCAGCAAGTTACCGTTCTTGGTTCTACCGGGTCGATTGGGCAGAACACACTCGATGTTATTGCTCAACACCCTAATCGCTACCAGGTTTTTGCTCTGGTAGCAGGGGCTAATTGGCAGCAGATGTTGCTCGATGCGCAACGTTTTAGCCCCGAAGTGATCGTGATGGCGGACGCGACCGCCGCCGATCACCTGCGCCGCGAACTGTCAGGAAGCAATATTGACGTGCAATCAGGGCTTCAAGCCATGATTGACGTTAGTGAGACATCTTCTGTTGATATCGTCATGGCTGCCATCGTTGGTGCGGCAGGCTTGCCTGCTTCGTTAGCGGCTGCGAAAGCCGGTAAGAAAGTCCTGCTGGCTAACAAAGAATCGTTGGTGGTTGCGGGTGACTTATTTATGCGAACCGTCCGGGAGAGCGGAGCTACGTTGTTACCCATTGATAGCGAGCATAATGCCATCTTTCAATGTTTGGAAGGCGGTAAATTTGACCGTGAACAGGGCGGCGTTTCGCGCATTCTACTCACCGGATCAGGTGGTCCATTTCGCACTACTGACTTGTCTGAATTCGGGGCTATTACACCAGAGCGCGCGATAGCCCATCCAAATTGGAGTATGGGGCCCAAGATCTCAGTTGATTCCGCGACCATGATGAACAAAGGTTTGGAGTTGATCGAAGCATGTTGGTTATTCGGTGTTACACCTGCCGACATCGATGTGGTGCTGCATCCGCAAAGTATTATCCACTCCATGGTGAGTTATCTCGATGGTTCGGTTATTGCGCAAATGGGTAATCCAGATATGCGTACCCCAATTGCTTATGGTTTGGCTTACCCTGAGCGAATTGCCAGTGGTGTTAAAACACTGGATTTCACCCAAGTTGCTCGTTTAGATTTCGATGTCCCCGATCGCCAGCGCTATCCTTGCCTTTGGCTTGCGCGCGAAGCGTTTGCGGCCGGTGGAGCCAGTCCAGCGGTTCTTAATGCGGCCAATGAAGTCGCCGTCGCCGCATTTTTAGCGGGCGAGATTGCTTTTTGTGATATCGCTCTAGTCTGTGAAAGAACGCTAGAGGCGAAGTTCTCTGACGCAATTGACAGTCTAGATGAAATCCTCACTATAGATCGTGCTGCCCGTGAAGTGGCGCATTCGTTGATTAATCAGGGGTTGTGA
- the rseP gene encoding RIP metalloprotease RseP, whose amino-acid sequence MVELIQTILIALLTLGILVSIHEFGHFWVARRCGVKVLKFSIGFGPDLLRYTAKDGVVYSLSALPLGGYVRMAGEHDDESRDSEPHEMFDAKTVWQRIAIVGAGPAINLLLAVIVFFGLSLRGEVGLAPVIGSYEPATPAASRDLSAGQEIYAVDGEETSTWRDVSLALLDRVGESGLVTFTVGYPESTLTYDVSVPIEGFLSEGEVSDPIEELGIKPWLPPLKLEVSSVQAESPAEIAGLLAGDVIETTDSESFERFSQWSDYIQAHADQEVMLGLVRNGEALNLIIIPKESELNNERRVLLGVSLMQQSWPEEMVRRYHYSIPEALVNGVDRTVETSIFIVKSIAKMITGDISTKNLSGPITIAKVASDSAANGIVSWLSLLALLSVSLGVLNLLPIPVLDGGHLLFYFIEAVKGSPVNERVQQYGMQAGMALVLLVTLLAIYNDILRL is encoded by the coding sequence ATGGTGGAATTGATACAGACGATTTTAATTGCGCTGCTAACTCTTGGAATTTTGGTTTCCATTCACGAGTTTGGCCATTTTTGGGTGGCCCGTCGCTGTGGCGTTAAGGTGCTGAAATTCTCAATCGGTTTTGGTCCTGACTTGCTTCGCTATACCGCAAAAGATGGTGTTGTGTATTCGCTTTCCGCATTGCCGCTCGGCGGCTACGTCCGAATGGCCGGTGAGCATGACGATGAGTCACGAGATTCTGAACCGCACGAAATGTTTGATGCCAAAACTGTTTGGCAGCGTATAGCTATAGTGGGTGCTGGGCCGGCCATTAATCTATTGCTCGCGGTGATTGTATTCTTTGGGCTATCGCTTCGCGGTGAGGTGGGGCTAGCTCCCGTTATTGGGTCCTACGAACCTGCGACACCGGCGGCAAGTCGAGACTTGAGTGCCGGCCAAGAAATTTATGCCGTGGATGGTGAAGAGACCTCAACGTGGCGTGACGTTTCGCTTGCCCTGTTGGATAGGGTAGGAGAAAGCGGCTTAGTAACGTTTACCGTTGGTTACCCTGAATCAACTTTGACTTACGATGTCAGTGTGCCGATTGAGGGTTTTCTGTCTGAGGGTGAGGTCAGTGATCCTATCGAGGAGCTTGGGATTAAACCTTGGTTGCCACCTTTGAAATTGGAAGTCAGTTCGGTGCAAGCCGAGAGCCCTGCCGAGATTGCCGGCCTGCTGGCCGGTGATGTGATTGAAACGACGGATAGCGAATCGTTCGAACGATTTAGCCAGTGGTCGGATTATATTCAAGCACATGCTGATCAAGAGGTAATGCTTGGCCTAGTGCGCAACGGCGAAGCATTAAATCTGATAATTATTCCTAAAGAAAGTGAACTAAATAATGAACGTCGAGTGCTTCTCGGTGTCTCACTAATGCAGCAATCATGGCCTGAGGAAATGGTTCGTCGTTATCACTATTCAATTCCTGAGGCACTAGTGAATGGTGTTGATCGGACCGTTGAGACTTCGATTTTTATCGTTAAGTCGATTGCAAAGATGATAACAGGTGATATTTCCACCAAAAACTTGAGTGGGCCGATAACGATTGCTAAAGTGGCATCCGATTCGGCGGCAAACGGTATTGTGAGTTGGCTTAGCTTGCTAGCCTTACTTAGTGTAAGTCTAGGTGTGTTGAACCTTCTTCCAATTCCGGTTCTCGATGGTGGGCACTTACTGTTTTATTTCATTGAGGCTGTTAAGGGTTCACCAGTAAACGAGCGCGTGCAACAGTATGGCATGCAGGCAGGGATGGCCTTGGTACTTTTGGTTACGTTACTAGCAATATATAACGATATTTTACGTCTCTAA
- the bamA gene encoding outer membrane protein assembly factor BamA, with amino-acid sequence MKRFARNLLAVALLPSAAMAAEFRVSDIRLEGLQRLSAGTVFASLPINIGDTIDPSALRLAARSLFASGYYDDVRFEEDNGVLVVHVVERPAIDSIEIEGEKAIAEEDLLAGLSDSGLAEGQIFKRSVLDGITQELERQYISQGRYNATVEAEIVELPRNRVQINIDIDEGSAASVRHINLVGNTLFSDEVLMEDFEMKESDWLSWMGSEDKYSREKLAGDIERLRSYYLDRGYLDFQIDSTQVTISDDNESIFVTLNMTEGEQYQIGETNILGELVINESELSRLVLIQPGMTFSQILMTTSAEYMTQRLSNEGYTFAEVNGVPEVNEDGKVDITFYVQPGERTYVRRVEFRGNTKTADDVLRREMRQMEGSTASNIAIDQGKVRLERLGYFKGVEVATTEVAGTEDQVDVTYTVEEQPSGNVGGSVGYSDGYGLIFQANLQQNNFLGTGNAFGINLSSSKYYKSASINYTDPYFTPDGVSRGFNIFYSQRDYGSSGFTPFGVDKYGAGVTLGWPISEIERISLGLTYNHSLITPGFSPAQQIKSTPGDINESGYQYWAEQSDLLNDGGAFVDDPNSPILDPDGNPVLDEDGNPTFDQIYQDDPNDCYDLGTSSITGSNFIYYSCALNDISTVADSQLTNNPPGFIDEYGDEYDDFTLRVTWMQSTLNRGILANRGYRQSLVFSSTTPNSDLTYYKVNYEGQIFQPLTSFLTLRLHTRLGYGNGYGELDELPFFENFYAGGLGSVRGYNRNVLGPRTSSAEYYSGQQVINSNGFGTGTLVNANGQLVTQLSGTSQRTNAFGGNFLVTAGAEFIFPTPFVKDQRSVQSSFFIDTGNVFSTSCENGELNCYDFDVSKLSGSYGLSLTWISGFGPLTFSYALPFNYDKSLEESGYDFIERFQFSMGQAF; translated from the coding sequence ATGAAACGATTTGCCAGAAATTTATTAGCGGTGGCGCTGTTACCTTCAGCTGCCATGGCGGCTGAATTCCGCGTCTCTGATATTCGACTAGAAGGCCTGCAGCGACTATCTGCTGGTACTGTTTTCGCCTCGTTACCCATCAATATTGGTGACACCATTGATCCGTCCGCGCTTCGTCTTGCCGCCAGAAGTCTATTTGCAAGTGGCTATTATGATGATGTTCGCTTTGAGGAAGATAATGGCGTACTCGTTGTGCACGTTGTTGAGCGTCCAGCCATTGATTCGATTGAGATCGAAGGCGAGAAGGCAATTGCAGAAGAGGATCTGCTTGCGGGTCTATCGGATTCCGGGCTTGCCGAAGGGCAGATCTTCAAGCGTTCTGTGTTAGACGGAATTACTCAGGAGTTGGAGCGCCAATACATTTCCCAGGGGCGATACAACGCAACAGTTGAAGCTGAGATCGTTGAGCTACCGCGTAACCGGGTACAAATCAATATTGATATTGATGAAGGAAGCGCCGCTTCGGTCCGCCACATTAACTTGGTGGGTAACACGCTCTTCTCGGACGAAGTCTTAATGGAAGACTTTGAGATGAAGGAATCCGACTGGTTGTCTTGGATGGGTAGTGAAGATAAGTATTCACGTGAAAAGCTAGCGGGTGATATCGAACGACTACGCAGTTACTACCTTGACCGAGGGTATCTCGACTTCCAAATTGATTCCACTCAAGTCACCATCTCTGATGACAACGAGTCTATTTTCGTGACCCTGAATATGACCGAAGGGGAACAGTATCAGATTGGCGAAACCAATATCTTAGGTGAGTTGGTGATTAACGAGTCTGAATTATCTCGATTAGTGCTTATTCAGCCAGGAATGACCTTCTCGCAAATTTTGATGACCACCTCCGCTGAATATATGACTCAGCGTTTAAGCAATGAGGGTTATACCTTTGCTGAAGTGAATGGTGTTCCGGAAGTGAACGAAGATGGTAAGGTGGATATTACCTTTTACGTTCAACCTGGTGAACGGACGTATGTTCGAAGGGTTGAGTTCCGCGGCAACACCAAGACTGCCGATGACGTACTTCGTCGTGAAATGCGTCAAATGGAAGGCTCTACCGCGTCGAATATTGCCATTGATCAAGGTAAGGTTCGTTTAGAACGACTTGGTTATTTCAAGGGCGTTGAAGTGGCGACCACTGAAGTTGCCGGAACCGAAGACCAGGTAGACGTGACCTATACGGTGGAAGAGCAACCCTCTGGCAACGTGGGTGGTAGCGTTGGCTATTCGGATGGTTACGGCTTGATTTTCCAGGCTAATCTTCAGCAGAACAACTTCCTGGGAACTGGTAATGCGTTCGGTATTAACCTGAGTTCTTCAAAGTATTATAAAAGTGCCAGTATCAACTATACCGATCCGTATTTTACGCCGGATGGTGTGAGTCGTGGTTTCAATATTTTCTACAGCCAACGTGATTACGGTAGTAGTGGTTTTACGCCGTTTGGTGTTGATAAGTATGGTGCCGGTGTCACCTTAGGTTGGCCGATATCTGAGATTGAGCGTATCTCGCTTGGATTGACCTATAACCACTCTTTAATTACGCCAGGGTTTAGTCCAGCGCAGCAGATCAAATCTACTCCGGGCGACATTAATGAGAGTGGATATCAATATTGGGCTGAACAGTCGGACCTTTTAAATGATGGTGGGGCATTCGTTGATGACCCAAATAGTCCAATTTTAGATCCTGACGGAAATCCAGTTTTGGATGAGGATGGCAACCCAACTTTCGATCAGATCTATCAGGATGATCCAAATGACTGTTACGACTTGGGTACTAGCTCTATTACCGGTTCCAATTTTATCTATTACTCTTGTGCGTTAAATGATATCAGCACCGTTGCCGATAGTCAGCTCACCAATAATCCGCCAGGATTTATTGATGAATATGGCGATGAGTACGATGACTTTACCTTGCGTGTTACCTGGATGCAGTCAACCCTGAACCGAGGTATTCTTGCTAACCGTGGTTACCGTCAAAGTTTAGTATTCTCATCAACCACACCTAATTCAGATCTGACTTACTATAAAGTCAACTACGAAGGACAAATCTTTCAGCCGTTGACAAGTTTCTTAACCCTTCGTCTGCATACCCGCCTTGGTTACGGAAATGGCTACGGAGAGCTTGATGAATTGCCATTCTTTGAGAACTTTTATGCTGGTGGTCTCGGCTCTGTTCGAGGTTATAACCGGAACGTACTGGGGCCTCGAACTTCGTCTGCCGAGTACTACTCCGGGCAACAAGTTATTAACTCGAATGGCTTTGGTACGGGTACGCTCGTGAACGCTAACGGCCAACTTGTGACTCAGTTATCGGGTACAAGTCAGCGCACCAATGCGTTTGGTGGTAACTTCTTAGTAACAGCTGGTGCAGAGTTCATTTTCCCTACGCCGTTCGTAAAAGATCAGCGCAGTGTTCAGTCGTCGTTCTTTATTGATACCGGTAACGTTTTTAGTACCAGTTGTGAGAATGGTGAGTTAAACTGTTACGACTTCGATGTGAGTAAACTCAGCGGTTCTTATGGTTTGAGCTTGACGTGGATATCGGGCTTCGGACCGTTAACCTTTAGTTACGCGCTGCCATTTAACTATGATAAGTCCCTTGAAGAATCGGGCTACGACTTCATCGAACGCTTTCAGTTCTCGATGGGACAGGCGTTTTAA
- a CDS encoding OmpH family outer membrane protein — MRFLTKLAASMLALVLSTSALAQGKVAVVDLNAAIMETDVAKMRIQELQAQADVQDVITQAETLMADIRTLQEEAQANSVTWSAERLQEQQAAIQSKSVDFQAAQTKLNDAQNRVVGALMQELRPRAGQAVQDLIQSEGIGLLLDKSAVYPVGRQQGAPIVLYVDTSFDLTPRVTEKLNQG, encoded by the coding sequence GTGCGTTTTTTAACTAAATTAGCAGCCTCTATGTTGGCCCTTGTATTATCAACATCCGCTCTGGCTCAGGGTAAAGTTGCCGTCGTTGATTTGAACGCAGCAATCATGGAGACAGATGTCGCTAAGATGCGTATTCAGGAGCTTCAGGCGCAGGCAGATGTACAAGACGTGATTACGCAGGCTGAAACATTGATGGCTGATATTCGCACACTACAGGAAGAGGCTCAGGCCAATTCGGTAACGTGGAGTGCTGAGCGCCTGCAGGAGCAACAAGCTGCAATTCAAAGCAAGAGCGTGGACTTTCAGGCTGCGCAGACTAAGCTTAACGATGCGCAAAATCGCGTTGTCGGCGCTTTAATGCAGGAGCTTCGCCCGCGCGCAGGCCAAGCGGTTCAGGATTTAATCCAGTCAGAAGGTATTGGTTTGCTGTTAGACAAATCAGCCGTCTACCCAGTAGGTCGTCAGCAAGGCGCTCCAATTGTTCTTTACGTTGATACTTCGTTTGATTTGACGCCTCGCGTGACAGAAAAACTTAACCAAGGTTAA
- the lpxD gene encoding UDP-3-O-(3-hydroxymyristoyl)glucosamine N-acyltransferase, which produces MEYSLIELAAIVGGFVQGDERYPVKGLATLQSAGPSHLSFLANSKYAAQLDDTRAGAVILAHSAAKSFSGNALVVDDAYVAFAQLTHVFEKKYTTNLGVHSSAVIAQSAKIAASAVVGPNVVVGENVVVGERTHLGANVVIGDDTFLGDECEIKPNVVIYHGVSLGHRVRVHSGAVIGSDGFGFAPTPQGWFRICQLGGVTIGNDVDIGANTTIDRGALDDTEIADGVIIDNLVQIAHNVKIGRYTAIAGTAGVAGSTVIGERCTLAGGVGIVGHIEIADNVHITGMTMVTKSITEAGSFSSGTPMMPTSEWRKNAVRFSQLKDLARIVKKLDSNRRD; this is translated from the coding sequence TTGGAATATAGCTTAATAGAACTTGCCGCCATAGTTGGCGGCTTCGTACAGGGTGACGAACGTTACCCAGTCAAGGGGCTGGCTACTCTTCAGAGTGCTGGCCCTTCTCATCTCTCCTTTCTTGCTAATTCAAAATACGCAGCTCAATTGGATGACACACGAGCCGGTGCGGTGATTCTCGCTCATTCAGCAGCGAAAAGTTTTTCTGGTAATGCGCTTGTGGTGGACGACGCCTATGTTGCCTTTGCTCAGCTCACTCATGTATTCGAGAAGAAATACACCACGAATCTGGGAGTTCACTCGTCAGCAGTCATCGCGCAGAGTGCTAAGATTGCAGCGTCGGCGGTGGTAGGCCCAAATGTTGTTGTGGGTGAGAACGTAGTGGTGGGTGAGCGCACTCATCTTGGCGCTAACGTTGTTATTGGCGATGATACATTCTTGGGTGATGAGTGCGAGATCAAACCCAATGTAGTGATCTACCACGGAGTAAGCTTAGGGCACCGTGTGCGAGTTCACAGTGGAGCGGTTATAGGTTCGGACGGATTCGGTTTCGCGCCTACACCTCAGGGCTGGTTTAGAATTTGTCAGCTTGGCGGGGTTACGATTGGTAACGATGTTGATATCGGTGCCAATACAACCATTGACCGTGGGGCATTGGATGATACCGAAATTGCCGATGGCGTGATCATTGATAACTTAGTGCAAATTGCGCATAACGTTAAAATTGGGCGCTATACTGCCATTGCGGGAACGGCAGGCGTTGCTGGTAGCACGGTTATTGGCGAGCGATGCACCTTGGCAGGTGGAGTGGGCATAGTTGGGCATATTGAAATTGCCGATAATGTGCATATCACTGGGATGACCATGGTCACTAAGTCTATCACTGAGGCGGGCTCGTTTTCCTCGGGAACGCCCATGATGCCAACTTCAGAGTGGCGGAAAAATGCGGTTCGATTTAGTCAGCTTAAAGACTTAGCGCGAATCGTAAAGAAGCTTGATAGCAACAGGAGAGATTGA
- the fabZ gene encoding 3-hydroxyacyl-ACP dehydratase FabZ, with protein sequence MDIREIQEYLPHRYPFLLIDRVISVTPMESIHAIKNISINEPQFNGHFPHAPIFPGVLMVEALAQAAGILGFKSAGKKATDGSLYLFAGADNVRFKKPVVPGDQLHLHAKYVTHKRGIWKFECEAKVDGQVVARASITSAERTL encoded by the coding sequence ATGGATATTCGCGAAATCCAGGAGTATTTGCCTCATCGTTACCCGTTTCTATTGATTGACCGGGTGATTAGTGTCACGCCGATGGAGTCAATCCATGCTATTAAAAATATCTCAATTAACGAACCGCAGTTTAACGGCCACTTTCCCCACGCGCCCATCTTTCCAGGTGTGCTGATGGTGGAAGCCTTGGCGCAAGCGGCGGGGATTCTGGGTTTTAAGTCGGCGGGAAAGAAGGCCACAGATGGTTCGCTCTATCTCTTCGCTGGGGCGGATAACGTTCGCTTTAAAAAACCAGTGGTTCCTGGAGATCAGCTACACTTACACGCCAAGTATGTGACGCATAAGCGCGGTATTTGGAAGTTTGAATGTGAAGCCAAGGTTGATGGGCAAGTTGTAGCCCGCGCAAGTATTACTAGTGCAGAACGAACATTGTAG
- the lpxA gene encoding acyl-ACP--UDP-N-acetylglucosamine O-acyltransferase translates to MTQNIHPTAIIDPSATIAADVEIGPYAIIGPQVTIGKGSRIESHAVVKGPSIIGENCHIFQFATVGEATPDLKYQGEETWLKMGDRNVVREGATIHRGTVQDLGETRIGSDNLIMAYAHVGHDCVIGDHCILVNNSSLAGHVWVGDWAILGGYTLVHQRVKIGAHAFTGFGTGVSMDVPAFVTASGHRAEPKGINSEGLKRRGYTAEQIANITKAYKLLYRRKLKLDEALVQIRAIDPNCEELGLFISSIADSTRGIMR, encoded by the coding sequence GTGACGCAAAATATTCATCCCACTGCAATTATCGATCCCAGCGCCACTATCGCCGCGGACGTAGAGATTGGCCCCTATGCCATTATTGGTCCACAGGTGACCATCGGCAAAGGCTCTCGGATTGAATCGCATGCGGTGGTTAAAGGGCCGAGTATTATCGGTGAAAATTGTCACATCTTTCAGTTTGCCACCGTGGGTGAAGCAACGCCTGATTTGAAATATCAAGGTGAAGAAACTTGGTTGAAAATGGGCGATCGCAATGTAGTTCGTGAGGGCGCTACGATTCATCGCGGTACGGTTCAAGATTTGGGTGAAACTCGGATTGGTTCTGACAACCTCATTATGGCCTATGCCCACGTTGGCCACGATTGCGTGATTGGCGATCATTGTATCTTAGTGAACAACTCGTCTTTAGCGGGGCATGTTTGGGTGGGTGACTGGGCTATCTTGGGTGGCTACACCCTCGTCCATCAGCGAGTTAAGATCGGCGCGCATGCATTCACCGGCTTCGGGACTGGGGTTAGCATGGATGTGCCGGCCTTCGTTACCGCATCGGGGCACCGAGCGGAGCCAAAAGGAATCAATTCTGAAGGTCTCAAGCGCAGAGGCTATACCGCCGAGCAGATCGCGAATATCACTAAAGCCTATAAGCTACTCTATCGACGTAAACTTAAGCTTGACGAGGCCTTGGTGCAGATTAGGGCGATTGACCCGAACTGTGAGGAGCTAGGGTTGTTTATCAGCTCAATCGCAGACTCTACACGAGGGATCATGCGCTAA
- the lpxB gene encoding lipid-A-disaccharide synthase has translation MGQRVAIVCGEMSGDILGADLIRALRIYWPEATFEGVGGPKMIAAGFKSHFHMDRLAVMGLVEPLKRLPELLRMRKSLIKRYREDPPTVFIGIDSPDFTTNIELALRTAGIKTVHYVSPSVWAWRKGRIHKIKRADDLMLTLLPFEADFYRQHKVPVEFVGHPLADQIIPKSAAEARTELDLPLDAEVLTLMPGSRGSEVALMSRDYLDAAAVLVEQGVIDSIVIPAANDARYTELVAILAEYDGLPVKLIRGQSQLAMSASSVVLLTSGTTALEAMLLNRPMVVAYRTSAVSFFILSKLVDTPFIALPNLIAGEALVPEVIQSEVTVERLVTEVVNQLQNSEQLARFSELTQLLQQGGSAKAAKAIVSLCSP, from the coding sequence ATGGGACAGCGAGTAGCCATCGTTTGTGGCGAAATGAGCGGAGACATATTGGGCGCGGATTTAATCCGCGCTCTTCGTATCTATTGGCCAGAAGCAACCTTCGAAGGTGTCGGTGGGCCAAAAATGATTGCGGCCGGTTTCAAGTCGCATTTCCATATGGACCGCTTAGCGGTGATGGGCTTAGTTGAGCCACTCAAAAGATTGCCTGAGTTGCTGCGAATGCGAAAATCGCTGATTAAACGGTATCGCGAGGACCCTCCCACGGTATTCATCGGTATCGACTCGCCAGACTTCACCACCAATATTGAGTTAGCCCTGCGAACAGCGGGGATTAAGACAGTTCACTATGTGAGCCCGTCGGTATGGGCTTGGCGCAAGGGTCGAATTCACAAAATTAAACGAGCCGATGACCTGATGTTGACGTTGTTGCCGTTTGAGGCTGATTTTTATCGTCAGCACAAGGTGCCGGTCGAATTCGTGGGACATCCGTTGGCAGATCAAATCATACCCAAATCAGCGGCTGAGGCGCGAACTGAATTGGACTTGCCGTTAGACGCTGAAGTGCTGACCTTGATGCCGGGGAGCCGGGGTAGTGAAGTGGCGCTAATGAGTCGAGATTACCTTGATGCCGCCGCGGTTTTAGTTGAGCAAGGTGTAATAGATTCCATTGTGATTCCCGCTGCGAATGATGCACGCTACACTGAGCTGGTTGCTATTCTGGCAGAGTATGATGGTTTGCCCGTTAAGTTGATTCGCGGTCAATCCCAATTGGCGATGTCTGCGTCATCGGTGGTGCTGTTAACTTCGGGCACCACAGCCTTGGAGGCGATGCTGTTAAACCGGCCAATGGTGGTGGCGTATCGCACCAGCGCGGTGAGCTTTTTCATATTGTCAAAGCTCGTTGATACGCCATTCATTGCACTTCCCAACCTTATAGCTGGCGAAGCGCTGGTGCCTGAAGTGATTCAATCGGAAGTGACCGTTGAGAGACTAGTTACTGAAGTAGTCAATCAGTTACAAAATAGTGAGCAACTAGCTCGTTTCTCCGAACTGACGCAATTACTGCAGCAGGGTGGCAGTGCCAAAGCAGCGAAGGCGATTGTATCGTTATGCAGTCCTTAG
- the rnhB gene encoding ribonuclease HII — protein MQSLDLFAPASNRELVAGVDEVGRGPLVGDVVTAAVILDPEQPIAGLADSKKLSEAKREALYDEIVAKSLCFAVGRCSVEEIDSLNILHATMLAMHRAVEALSIQPSFVKVDGNRVPKWPYPSEAIIKGDTKVAEISAASILAKVTRDREVAEYDKRYPGYDFAKHKGYPTAAHLEALERLGATPLHRTSFAPVKRALEAANKNK, from the coding sequence ATGCAGTCCTTAGATCTGTTCGCCCCAGCGTCAAATCGGGAGCTCGTTGCGGGCGTTGACGAAGTGGGGAGGGGGCCGTTAGTTGGGGATGTTGTCACCGCGGCGGTCATTCTTGATCCTGAGCAACCTATAGCAGGATTGGCCGACTCCAAGAAGTTGAGTGAAGCAAAGCGTGAAGCTTTGTACGACGAAATTGTAGCAAAGAGCCTCTGTTTCGCCGTGGGAAGATGTTCCGTTGAAGAGATTGATTCGTTGAATATTCTGCACGCCACTATGCTCGCAATGCATCGAGCCGTAGAGGCTTTGAGTATTCAACCAAGCTTCGTTAAAGTGGATGGAAACCGAGTGCCGAAATGGCCCTACCCAAGTGAAGCCATTATTAAGGGTGATACCAAAGTTGCGGAGATAAGCGCTGCGTCTATTTTGGCAAAGGTTACCCGCGACCGTGAAGTGGCAGAATACGATAAGCGCTATCCGGGTTATGACTTTGCAAAGCACAAAGGCTATCCAACCGCAGCGCACTTAGAAGCGTTAGAGAGACTTGGGGCAACACCATTACATAGAACGAGCTTCGCGCCAGTAAAGCGAGCGTTAGAAGCAGCTAATAAAAATAAATAA